The DNA sequence CAATGGAAAACCAAAGGCCCCGAACTTCCCGGCGCAGGTGTTCCTCGGAAACGCCCAGCCGAAGAATCCCGGCATAACCATCGAAGATGGGCAGAGCCATGTCCAAAAACAGATCGCCGGTTTCGGTGCCGATGCGTTGGTTAACCGCTACGTCGCCGGGAAATTGCCCGGGCAAATTAAAGGTTAGCAGGTCCATGGGCATCTCCACGCCAAAGGTGCTTGCCAGAACCCGGCCTTCGCGGACGATGAACAGGTAGCTCAAGGAAGGATGGGCCGTGCGGTGCCGTTCCAGCATGTTCCGCAGGCCGACCAGGTCGTTGACCAGGACCAGGTCGGCCGCTTCCGCGGCAAGGGCCCGGCCTACGTTTTCCGTCGAGGCCGCCAGGGTCTGTTCCAGGCTCTGGGCGTAGCGGTGCGAAGCCAGCAGGGTCGCCAGCAGGGTGCTCAATGCCACGAGTCCGGCCACGGCGGCCAAGAGCGTCCCCTTGAGGGAGCGTGGCTTCATGGCGTGTCGTGCTCCCCAAGAGCCCACACGGTTTCCTGCAGTTTCTGGATCGAGACGTACCAGGCCGGGTCAGCGGGAACAAAGCGGTCGATCATCAGCTCGGAAAGAATGGCCGCTCCTTCCGGGTCCATATGCATGTCCAGAAGCAGGCCCCGGATCAGATCGACGCGCTCTCGAGGCATGTCCGCGCCAACCACGATGGGCGGGATGCCGTAGGGCTCCGAACGCTTGATGATCCTGGTGCGGGCCGTGTGCACGGGATTTTCCCGGGCAAAATAATCCCAGATAAGGTTGTCCACGGCAGCGCCGTCCACCAACCCCTGGGCCACGGCCTGGATGGAATTGTCGTGGCTGTAGGTATAGATCACATCCTGGAAAAAAGTTTCCGGCCGTTCGCCCAACAAGGCCAGCCAGTATTCCGGCACCAGCCTGCCGGTGTTGGATTTAGGATCAGTGAAGGCGAAGACGGTCCCGCGCAGGTCTTCCAGAGTCTGGTGCGGAGCGTCCCGGTTGACGATCAGGTAGGAATAATAAACTGGCGCGCCCTGGACCACCGGCGCGACCAGCAGCTCGAATCCGTGATCCTCGCTGCCCAGGGCGTAGGGGCCGGAACAGATGAAGGCCAGGTCGATCTCCCCTTGGCCCAGCATCTCGTTCACCTCGGCATAAGTTTTGCGTTGCGTGAAATCCAGTTCCATGTCCATTTTGTTGCTGACGTAGGCCAGAAGCTGGAGATAGATGCCGTGGGTTTCCTTGGGAGAAATCATGGCTCCCACGGCGGCCCGGAGTATGGGGCGTTCATGGGCATCGGTCACCGGATCGGAAACAACGACGGTCTTTCTGAAATCCACGGCTCGGACCTCCTCCCCCCGCTCGCACCCGGCGAGCAGGAGCAATCCGGGAAGAAGCGACTTCGTGATAAACTTTATCAGGTACGGGATATTTTGCATACAACTCCTCTGGAATTTGGTGTCGTCGGAGATGATTCCTGTCGGGTTGCCCGCTTATGAGTCCTTATGGAAAGCGCATGGTCGTTGGCGGCGACCAGCCCGTCCTCTTCCGGGCAGATGATCGCGATGATCACCATGCGAGGGCTTTCTTTAACCACAAAGTTCTCTTCCGCCGGAGCAGCCGGCTCCCGTTCCGGATTGGCCTTGTCGGTGAGCAACTGATCCTGGATGGCTTTTAATCCGGCTTAACTACTCGGTAAAGCCTTGCCAGAGCCCTATTTCGAAGCTGGATTCCCGCTCCCCGTCCGCACAAGGACAGGCTTTGCTGGAATGACATGTTTTTTATGCGGCCTCCAAGTCAGTCATACCCGCGCAGGCCTGTCTGTGGCAGACAGACGGGAATCCAGGGGTAGAGGCAATTTCAGAATTTGCCTAGACATTTTGGGAAGTTGCAGAAAAAATGCCCTGAGCCCACAGGATTTATGAGTGTGTGGATCAGCAATGGACTTCGGTGGGATGTGAATAGCCGACCAAGTCGTGTTTTTGCAAACAGGGCATATGGCGGATGCAATGGCTTGCGAAGAGTACTTTCAGCCTGGGTCTGGGTGCGTACTCCAGAGGATATACAGATCGATACAGGTACGAAAGAGGAAGGCCGTCCGCCCCTTACTCAAAAGCATGGAGAAGGAGCGGACGGGTAAAATGGCTGTGAAAGAGATCAACCGTTGCCTGGTTGACGATCTTTACGGGACAATCTGGTATACAGATTTGGTAACTATTCAGCGCATCATGAGTTGAACCCCTATCCAATTCTGGAATCCCGCCTTCGCGGCATGACTTGTTTTGTCATGCCGTGTCCCAATCAGTCATACCCGCGTAGACGGGTATCCAGTCCGATTTATGAGACGAACCAGGAAGTTGCAACTTTGCTTTCTTAGGCCTCCGGGCGTTCCATGCACTGGTAGATGATGTCTCCCAGGAATTTGATGTCCATGCCCAGCTCGTACTTGTGCACCGTGTCGTCCAGGCCGCCGTGGCAGTTGTGACAGGGAGCGATGATGGTCTTGACCCCGGTGGCCCGGAGTTGGTCGGCCTTGGCCTTGCAGGCCGCGACCCGGGCGTTCTTGAAGGGCGGGCCGCAGTTGATGACCCCGCCGCCGGCGGAGCAGCACAGGTTGTGCTCCCGGTTGGAGGCCGTTTCCACGATCTCGCCGTCCACCAGGATGCGGATCACTTCCCGCAGTTTGTCGCCCAGCCCCCGGCCGCGGACGATGTTGCAGGGATCCTGCAGGGTGACCGGGCCGGGATATTTGGAGACCAGCTTGATCTTGCCCTGGGTCAGCAGTTCCCAGAAAAATTCCACGGAGTGGACCACGGGGACAGGGTAGTGTTTCCAGCCGGCCCAGCGGTTGCCCACATCGTAGACTGATCGAAAGGCATGGCCGCACTCGCCCATGACGATCCGCTTGACCTTGAGTTTCTGGGCGGACTCGAAGTGCTTGCGTTTCAACCGGCCCATCATCTCAAAGTCCCCGGTGAACATGCACATGTCCGAGTTGTCCCAACCCGGCTCCGCGGGCATGGTCCAATCGATCTTGGCTGTGTGCAGGATGGCCGCCGCCTGATAGATCAGCTGGGTCCGGAACTTCGGCTCCGGGGCGATGACCGAGTAGTAGACGTCCGCGCCTTCCTTGTCCAAGGGAATACGCAGATCCGGGAATTCATCCCGGGCCTCTTCCTCTTGCCACTGCAAGGTGTCGGTCCATTCGTCGTCCTTGACCCACATCTGGTTGAAGGTGGCGGAATGGCTGTGGGCCGTGTCCTGGATATATTGCGGCGTGACCCCCAGCTTGTGACAGATCCGGCGCATGGTGATCATCATGTAGGCCGTATCGATGCCCACCGGACAGTAATGGACGCAACGCCGGCACAGGTTGCACTCTGAATAGGCGATCTGGGCCATGCTGTAGATCTGGTCCGGGCTGGCCCTCCCGCCATTTGCCAGGAGCGTGCCGATGGTCTGCTTGACCTTGGCTGCCGGAGCATAGGTGGGATCTTTGTCGTGGGAGAGGTAGAAGTGGCAGGCCTCGGTACACATTCCGCAACGCAGGCAAATTTCGGCATACGCCTTGAGCCGCGCACCGGTCTCTCCCTGAAAAACCGCATTGACGGTCTTCTGGATGCTGTCCTCGTTCAAACGGGAAACCCCCTCGCGGAGTCCCACGTCCTCGATCAGTCTTTCTTGAATGCCCATATATTTCTCCTTGTGGTCCTACCAGTCTTTGGCCTTGCGGATTCCGCCGAACTCGGAGCCGATATAGGCGCGGGTGAATACGGCGAAGAGCATGTGACTGATGCGGGTGAACGGAATCGCGGCGATCATGATGTTGCCGGCCAAAACGTGGGCAATGACCATCACCTGGTAGTTGAAGAGCTGGTGATAGGCCAGGAAGCCGGTGATAAAGGGCAGGGCCGCGATGGCCAGAATCAGCCAGTCCTGTCCGGTGGTCAGAAAGCGGACGTCCTTCTGCAGCAGCCGCCGCCCGGCAAAAAAGGCGCAGCAGGCAATGACCAGAATGGTCATGATGTCCGCTGTGGCATCGGGCAGGTTCCACCAGCTGACGCCCCAGGACTCCTCTATCATGATGATGTGGGCCGAGAGCAGAATGGGGGTGGCCAGCAGACAGATGTGGAACACGTAGGTGACCACGGTCAGGACCGGATTCTTTTTCCAACCCAGGGCCTTGAAGGGGATCAGCCAGTTGAAGATGGAGCGGAAGGAGAATTTCCAGTCCATGTAGGCCAGGGAGACGGCGTCCTTTTTTTTGGCCAAAGCGTACATGGATCCCAGGCGATAGATGGACCCAAAGATGAGGATGGCAAAAGACACCCAAACCAAGGGGCCGGTCACAAAGTTATAGATATCGTACATGGCTACCCCCTTGACGAGAAGTCCGAAAGTGTGGCGACGATGCGCACGAACGCGCCCTTGTCCACGGCCCGGATGAGCACCTTGGAGCCATCAGGGCTGAAAACAGGATCCCATGCGTGGTCAAAGTCCCGCTTGTAGGCCTTGCCGTCCATGAGTACGGCATGCCGGCCAGACTTTTCCACCTTGGCAGCGACATGGGTTCCGTCGGCGCAGAAGACGGGCTTCCAGGCCATGTCATATTTACCCCTCCAGGGAGTGCCGTCTACGACCACTTGCCAGTCCACATTGTTGTTGCAGGCCAGGGCCGCGGCGCGCTTGCCGTCAGTGGACAGGGTCAGTTCAGTGACCACCGGAAAAGTTGTTGACCAGGGCTTGGCGTTCACGGCTACCGTGAATTCTCCAAAAGTGGGGGCCACGATGGCGGCCAGAACCTTGCCATCGGTACTGAACTGCTGGTGCCAGCACTGAAAAAAAACCGGATCCCATATGGTCTTGCCGTCCTGGGCCATACCCCAGGCTCCAGCGATGCGCACAGGGGCGACCACCTCGCCGGTGCCCGGATTGAAGCGGGGCTCCCAGACACAGTTGTAGGTCTGGCCCCAAACCGCGTCATCCACCGCGATGGAGTATTCATAGAGATTGAGGCGGACCTGGGTGGCCACCTTCCGGCCTTGTGCATCGAAAGTCGGGGTCCACGCGTTCATGAACGTGTTTTTCCAGGCCTCACCGTTCACGGCCACGGTATAGACACCGCGACGGAAGGCGGCCAGGTCCGCGGCGGACATGGCTTCGGTCTGAACAACTGCAGCCGTGCTTTGTCCATTGTTGCTGATGGCGTACTCGTTGGCGTTGTCGAAGAGGTTCGGCCAAGCCGTGCCGTCGACGCTCATACCGTATTGTCCGTCGTTCTGGATCGCGGCGGCGATGACCGAGCCGTCTGCCGAAAAACAAGGGTGCCAGAGATAGGCGTAGAATTCTTCCCAGGTAGCACCGTCGACAGCCAGGGTCCATTCGCCGTCTTGTTGAGCGATGACCACAAGGCGCCCATCAGGAGAGAAGCAGGGTTTCCACAGTTTTTCGAAACTGGATTCCCAGGTTTTGCCGTTGACGCACATGGAGAAGGTCTCATCCTCAAGCCGGACGATGGCGGCAAGGCGCTCGCCGTCCGAAGCAACGTAAGGCTCCTCCTGCCATTGATGCGTTTTTCCACAGGTGACTGAATCAAGGATGGCCCTTTCACCCGGCTGCCAATCCCAGGACGATGCAGCATCTTGCATAATCACTCCTCATTTTTTGCTGTTGGAACGCTGAACCACCGGAAAGGCGTCCGAAAATAACTTCATTGAGAGGATGGCCTTCAGGCCGGGACGCCATGGGTCACGGTCACCGCCGCACGTGACATTCCCCGCACATGATGTAACCGGTTGGCTGACCACGACGATGGAATTCCTGATGACATCCGATGCACTGCTCGTGAAAGGCTTGCATCAGGCCTAAGCCCGTCTCGTCGTCTCCGCTCACCGTATGACAATCGGAGCAATAGTTTTTCCCGGAAAACATGTCCCAGACGTTCTCTCCATTGACGTAGTCATGGTGACAATCCATGCAGTCGATGATCTCGTAGTGCAATAAATGGTTGAATTCCACGCCGGGCCGTTGCCGGTCCTCAAACGCCTTGCTTTCAATGAAGATCCGGTCTTCCTGGGCCACGATGGTCCCGGCGATAAAGACGATCAGCACAAGGCAACAGACGAAAAGAACTCTGCTTTGCATGCATTCCTCCGTTGTTTCGGTTGGAGCGTTCAATGTGGGTGATGCCGTCCACCTGCACTGGTTCTTCGGTGCACGTTCCCTGCTCAAAGAGGGTTGTTGCGGAATGGCCCTCATGATGCTTGTCTCGTGTCGTCTTCTGGTGTGCTCCTCCTTGTTGTTTTTTCTGATCCGTTCTCTTGGCATGAGCTCCCTTTGTCATTGAATTCCGCTCGGGAGCAGATGCACCGGTCGTCCAGCCACAGGCAATTCTCGATGTCGGCGATGGGAAACGTAATGGTGAAACAAGCACCGCCGGTTTCCTGGTTCTCGACAACAATAGTGCCGTTGTAGTCTTGAATGATACCGTAGGTGATGGAAAGACCAAGTCCCGTGCCTTTACCCACATCTTTGGTGGTAAAAAAAGGCTCGAAAATCTTTTTGGTCATGTTTTCCGGCACACCTGAGCCGGTGTCGCAGACCTTGATGATCACGATGCTTTCCGTGGATTTGGTTTGCAGTGTGATGGCTTTTATCCCATTTTTTGGGTTTTTGCCGTTCCAACGTTCTTCGATGGCGTCCCGTGCGTTCACCAGAAGATTGATAACCACCTGTTCTAAACGATTGGGTTCGGCAATGATTAAGGGCAAATCCTCCTGGAGTTGCCAATCGACGGAAATATTCCGGACCGTGAGTTGTTGACTGAAGAATTCAAATCCACGCTTGAGAACTTCATTGAACTGGACCGGGATGGTTTTCAGTTCGGATTTTCGCCCAAACTCCCGCATGTGTGAGATAATTTTTCCGGCTCGATCCACATGGGTACTGATGCTCTGGGAAATTTCCTCCAGCATGTTCATGTCGATTTCATGCCCTTTCCCGACCTTTCGAGCTAAAAAACCGCTAATCGACTTGAGAATCGTCAACGGTTGATTGAGTTCATGAGCGACTCCAGTGGCCATTTCGCCCAAAGTAGTCATTTTGCTGGCATGGATGAATTGTTGTTCCGCCTCCAGGCGTTTGGTGATGTC is a window from the Desulfonatronum thioautotrophicum genome containing:
- a CDS encoding substrate-binding domain-containing protein → MQNIPYLIKFITKSLLPGLLLLAGCERGEEVRAVDFRKTVVVSDPVTDAHERPILRAAVGAMISPKETHGIYLQLLAYVSNKMDMELDFTQRKTYAEVNEMLGQGEIDLAFICSGPYALGSEDHGFELLVAPVVQGAPVYYSYLIVNRDAPHQTLEDLRGTVFAFTDPKSNTGRLVPEYWLALLGERPETFFQDVIYTYSHDNSIQAVAQGLVDGAAVDNLIWDYFARENPVHTARTRIIKRSEPYGIPPIVVGADMPRERVDLIRGLLLDMHMDPEGAAILSELMIDRFVPADPAWYVSIQKLQETVWALGEHDTP
- the tmcB gene encoding electron transfer complex ferredoxin TmcB; translated protein: MGIQERLIEDVGLREGVSRLNEDSIQKTVNAVFQGETGARLKAYAEICLRCGMCTEACHFYLSHDKDPTYAPAAKVKQTIGTLLANGGRASPDQIYSMAQIAYSECNLCRRCVHYCPVGIDTAYMMITMRRICHKLGVTPQYIQDTAHSHSATFNQMWVKDDEWTDTLQWQEEEARDEFPDLRIPLDKEGADVYYSVIAPEPKFRTQLIYQAAAILHTAKIDWTMPAEPGWDNSDMCMFTGDFEMMGRLKRKHFESAQKLKVKRIVMGECGHAFRSVYDVGNRWAGWKHYPVPVVHSVEFFWELLTQGKIKLVSKYPGPVTLQDPCNIVRGRGLGDKLREVIRILVDGEIVETASNREHNLCCSAGGGVINCGPPFKNARVAACKAKADQLRATGVKTIIAPCHNCHGGLDDTVHKYELGMDIKFLGDIIYQCMERPEA
- the tmcC gene encoding TmcC family electron transfer complex membrane anchor subunit, with the translated sequence MYDIYNFVTGPLVWVSFAILIFGSIYRLGSMYALAKKKDAVSLAYMDWKFSFRSIFNWLIPFKALGWKKNPVLTVVTYVFHICLLATPILLSAHIIMIEESWGVSWWNLPDATADIMTILVIACCAFFAGRRLLQKDVRFLTTGQDWLILAIAALPFITGFLAYHQLFNYQVMVIAHVLAGNIMIAAIPFTRISHMLFAVFTRAYIGSEFGGIRKAKDW
- the tmcD gene encoding electron transfer complex subunit TmcD, giving the protein MQDAASSWDWQPGERAILDSVTCGKTHQWQEEPYVASDGERLAAIVRLEDETFSMCVNGKTWESSFEKLWKPCFSPDGRLVVIAQQDGEWTLAVDGATWEEFYAYLWHPCFSADGSVIAAAIQNDGQYGMSVDGTAWPNLFDNANEYAISNNGQSTAAVVQTEAMSAADLAAFRRGVYTVAVNGEAWKNTFMNAWTPTFDAQGRKVATQVRLNLYEYSIAVDDAVWGQTYNCVWEPRFNPGTGEVVAPVRIAGAWGMAQDGKTIWDPVFFQCWHQQFSTDGKVLAAIVAPTFGEFTVAVNAKPWSTTFPVVTELTLSTDGKRAAALACNNNVDWQVVVDGTPWRGKYDMAWKPVFCADGTHVAAKVEKSGRHAVLMDGKAYKRDFDHAWDPVFSPDGSKVLIRAVDKGAFVRIVATLSDFSSRG
- a CDS encoding cytochrome c3 family protein codes for the protein MQSRVLFVCCLVLIVFIAGTIVAQEDRIFIESKAFEDRQRPGVEFNHLLHYEIIDCMDCHHDYVNGENVWDMFSGKNYCSDCHTVSGDDETGLGLMQAFHEQCIGCHQEFHRRGQPTGYIMCGECHVRR